From Syntrophales bacterium, a single genomic window includes:
- the dacB gene encoding D-alanyl-D-alanine carboxypeptidase/D-alanyl-D-alanine-endopeptidase, with product MCLKNRMIVLSVIIWVLSIPVMLHAGTQLPREIQSIIDAPRYVPSQWGILVADLKTGKTIYELNADKLFAPASTTKLFTMATGLDTFGADYQFETPIYRNAPVNSAGELKGDLILVASGDLTLGGRTDVNGHITFTEMDHTDAGMDGPLSAVLTEQDPLAGINNLASQVAASGIKRVCGDVIIDDRLFEASTAGHSFIRTPVTVNDNLIDFVITPSEPGMDATVKWRPHTSAYRVDAQVKTVASTETPRILITSGGSNRILVRGQMPAKQKPSIRVWQVEDPASFARTLLIEALRRENVKVDISPYGKNPSDRLPEKSAYKKMQRVALLSSPPYSETVKLILKVSHNLGADIAPLLVAAKNGKYTFEEGMAIEGVFLKRAGVDIKSISLADGQGGERGDLITPRAAVQLLRYMTTRPCFKAYHDALPILGVDGSLAHSVPPDSPARGKVFAKTGTIVQGDLLNDRPILLVKGLAGYITTSGGRKLAFAVYVNNVPIQELDDMLKVGNDLGKISEAVYLAE from the coding sequence ATGTGTTTAAAAAACAGGATGATTGTTTTGTCAGTTATTATATGGGTTTTATCGATACCGGTAATGCTGCACGCCGGGACTCAACTGCCCCGGGAGATACAGTCAATTATTGATGCGCCCCGGTACGTTCCCTCTCAATGGGGAATTTTAGTGGCGGACCTTAAAACGGGGAAGACAATCTACGAGCTGAACGCAGACAAACTTTTTGCTCCGGCATCTACGACAAAACTGTTTACAATGGCTACCGGGCTTGACACTTTCGGAGCGGATTACCAATTCGAAACTCCCATATATCGCAACGCGCCCGTCAATTCCGCAGGTGAATTGAAGGGTGATCTTATACTGGTGGCCAGCGGTGATCTGACCCTCGGAGGTCGTACGGACGTTAACGGTCACATAACGTTTACCGAAATGGATCATACGGACGCAGGCATGGACGGGCCTCTGTCGGCAGTGTTGACCGAACAGGATCCTCTGGCGGGGATTAACAATCTGGCCTCGCAGGTGGCTGCTTCCGGTATCAAACGGGTATGTGGCGACGTCATTATCGATGATCGTCTGTTCGAAGCAAGTACAGCCGGACACAGTTTCATCAGAACACCCGTCACCGTCAATGACAATCTCATTGATTTTGTGATAACACCGTCTGAACCCGGGATGGACGCGACTGTCAAATGGCGTCCTCACACCTCTGCCTACCGGGTTGACGCTCAGGTAAAAACCGTAGCCTCAACGGAAACGCCCCGTATCCTTATTACATCCGGTGGCTCTAATAGAATTTTAGTCAGGGGACAAATGCCGGCTAAACAGAAGCCGTCAATTCGCGTCTGGCAGGTTGAAGATCCCGCCTCGTTTGCCCGAACACTTCTTATTGAGGCACTTCGACGGGAAAATGTTAAGGTAGATATCTCACCATACGGCAAAAACCCTTCCGACCGGTTACCTGAAAAAAGCGCTTATAAAAAAATGCAAAGGGTGGCCTTATTGAGTTCGCCACCCTATTCCGAAACGGTAAAACTGATTTTGAAAGTCAGTCACAATCTTGGTGCGGATATTGCCCCCCTTTTAGTTGCCGCAAAGAACGGAAAATACACTTTTGAAGAGGGAATGGCTATTGAAGGAGTTTTTCTCAAGCGGGCTGGTGTAGATATTAAATCTATTTCACTTGCCGATGGCCAGGGCGGAGAGCGGGGCGATCTCATTACACCCCGGGCTGCTGTTCAGCTATTAAGATACATGACAACCCGTCCCTGTTTTAAGGCATATCACGATGCGCTGCCGATACTCGGAGTAGACGGCTCACTGGCTCATTCAGTTCCACCCGATAGTCCAGCCAGGGGCAAGGTATTCGCCAAGACAGGCACAATTGTTCAGGGGGATCTTCTGAATGACCGCCCCATTCTCCTGGTGAAGGGATTGGCAGGTTATATAACAACATCCGGTGGTCGCAAACTGGCATTTGCGGTTTACGTGAATAATGTACCCATACAAGAACTCGATGACATGTTAAAAGTCGGGAATGACCTTGGGAAAATTTCGGAAGCCGTATACCTTGCGGAATAA
- a CDS encoding N-acetylmuramoyl-L-alanine amidase, whose amino-acid sequence MDRRLFLNLLGKGVLASSALGIFPSLVWGKTSFDYALEGQNLIQSGNYDGALKVLKEAVRLDPQSDWTFGLLGRAYRGLGRKAEAVDAFRQAVRLNPEDVYSRMMIEIMTQKPIPKLKKVKKPLTPLERNALEEEKRMLSRLQSDEGLEYQVKRVVIDAGHGGFDSGAVGLNGLKEKDVNLDLAKKLHQRLQSGGEVKAFLTRTEDYYVPLSDRTVIANQYQADLFISIHINANKNREAHGSETYFCAEKASSKEAARVAALENAVLKYDKPFKKRPGYIDIEEILFQFERKLYWSESGKFAGGFQDRFKQGLPLKSRGVHSANFYVLRTAKMPSILLETGFISNSNEESMLKQPAFREKIVDAIMRGLA is encoded by the coding sequence ATGGACAGAAGATTATTCCTGAATTTGCTGGGAAAGGGAGTACTCGCTTCTTCAGCTCTTGGCATTTTCCCATCTCTGGTATGGGGGAAGACGTCGTTCGATTATGCCCTTGAAGGCCAGAACCTTATCCAGAGCGGCAATTATGACGGGGCGCTGAAAGTTTTGAAGGAGGCCGTGCGTCTTGATCCTCAAAGTGACTGGACCTTTGGACTTCTGGGTCGTGCGTACCGTGGTCTTGGCCGTAAGGCGGAGGCAGTGGATGCATTCAGACAGGCAGTTAGGCTGAATCCGGAGGATGTATATTCACGGATGATGATAGAGATCATGACCCAAAAGCCGATTCCAAAGCTGAAGAAGGTAAAAAAGCCTCTGACTCCTCTGGAAAGAAACGCCCTGGAGGAAGAAAAACGAATGCTGAGCCGGCTCCAGTCGGATGAAGGACTCGAATATCAGGTTAAGCGTGTGGTTATAGACGCGGGTCATGGCGGCTTTGACTCGGGGGCTGTGGGATTGAACGGTTTGAAGGAAAAGGATGTAAATCTTGACCTGGCAAAAAAGCTTCATCAAAGGTTGCAGAGTGGGGGGGAGGTTAAAGCTTTCCTGACACGCACCGAAGATTACTATGTTCCACTTAGTGATCGTACCGTTATTGCCAATCAGTATCAGGCTGACCTTTTTATCAGTATCCATATTAATGCTAATAAAAACCGTGAGGCCCATGGATCGGAAACGTATTTTTGTGCCGAAAAGGCTTCCAGCAAAGAGGCGGCCAGGGTTGCCGCGCTTGAAAATGCAGTTTTAAAATACGACAAACCATTCAAAAAACGTCCCGGATATATTGATATTGAAGAGATATTATTTCAGTTTGAGCGTAAGCTCTACTGGAGTGAGAGTGGAAAATTTGCCGGCGGATTTCAGGATCGCTTTAAACAGGGCCTTCCTCTTAAAAGCCGTGGTGTCCATAGCGCCAATTTCTATGTCCTTCGCACGGCGAAGATGCCGTCGATACTTTTGGAAACGGGGTTTATATCAAATTCTAATGAAGAATCGATGCTCAAACAGCCTGCATTTCGGGAGAAGATTGTTGATGCGATTATGAGGGGGCTGGCATGA
- a CDS encoding serine hydrolase: protein MDKILRQAATFVFVLVILMWVFTPTLTYARTVNIKGLDTYIKKTMKDWQVPGLGIALVKNDKVVFMQGYGIRKLGETRRVDENTIFPIGSASKAFTSTAIGLLVQDKKLSWDDRVVDHLQGFQMYDPWVTREITVRDLLCNRGGLSAVSDLLWYATDYDRDEIVRRLRYIEPESSFRSQYAYRNCMFLTAGQIIPAVTDMSWDVFLKERIFKPLGMNRSFTSVQDLQKIDNVATPHLKMNGKVTPVPFRNIDNVGPAGSVNASIEDMARWLRFHLADGMYDGKRIADGDVIRETHKPHTPISLSREIKSAFPWARRFDYCLSWVLVDYDGELCVYHNGEIDGIYAVIGFIPEKQVGVVVLTNYENQKLSDVLFLRAMDVLLERTPKDWNDIYLKNQKKQEATITKAQKALEASRVRETKPSLALVSYTGTYENDILGKIKVILENNNLVMYRSSILVSDLTHWHYDTFRAVCRDRAVETRMGQTFITFRLNSQGGVSEVNMGDMLNFKRLPDSKTAVVK from the coding sequence ATGGATAAGATATTGCGTCAAGCTGCAACGTTTGTCTTTGTATTGGTTATTTTGATGTGGGTCTTTACCCCGACTCTGACATATGCACGTACCGTAAATATCAAAGGCCTGGATACCTATATCAAAAAAACCATGAAAGACTGGCAGGTTCCCGGTCTGGGCATAGCCCTCGTCAAGAACGACAAGGTTGTGTTCATGCAGGGATATGGAATACGTAAACTTGGTGAAACCAGGAGGGTAGACGAGAATACAATTTTCCCCATCGGTTCCGCTTCCAAGGCTTTTACCTCGACGGCCATCGGCCTTCTGGTACAAGACAAGAAACTCTCCTGGGATGACCGGGTCGTCGACCATTTACAGGGCTTTCAGATGTACGATCCGTGGGTGACCCGTGAGATCACCGTGCGCGACCTCCTCTGTAACCGGGGTGGCCTGTCCGCAGTGAGCGATCTTCTATGGTATGCCACCGACTATGACCGGGATGAGATTGTCCGAAGGCTCCGCTATATCGAACCGGAATCAAGTTTTCGGTCCCAGTATGCTTACCGGAACTGCATGTTTCTTACGGCCGGGCAGATAATTCCTGCCGTGACCGACATGAGCTGGGACGTCTTCCTAAAAGAACGTATTTTTAAACCCCTGGGCATGAACCGGAGCTTCACCAGCGTGCAGGATTTACAAAAAATTGACAATGTGGCCACACCTCATCTGAAAATGAACGGCAAGGTTACACCCGTACCCTTTCGAAACATTGACAATGTCGGCCCTGCCGGGTCCGTCAATGCCAGCATCGAAGACATGGCCCGGTGGCTTCGCTTCCATCTCGCAGATGGTATGTACGACGGCAAAAGGATTGCCGATGGAGACGTCATTCGGGAAACCCATAAACCTCATACACCCATCTCACTCTCCCGTGAGATCAAGAGCGCCTTCCCTTGGGCACGGCGATTCGATTATTGCCTGAGCTGGGTTTTGGTCGATTACGATGGAGAACTTTGTGTGTACCACAACGGCGAGATCGATGGAATTTACGCTGTCATCGGGTTTATCCCTGAAAAGCAGGTGGGAGTTGTTGTCCTGACGAACTACGAAAACCAGAAGCTCTCTGATGTGCTGTTCCTTCGGGCTATGGATGTGTTGCTTGAACGGACACCGAAGGATTGGAACGACATTTATCTGAAAAACCAGAAAAAGCAAGAAGCGACAATAACAAAAGCCCAAAAAGCATTGGAGGCATCCCGTGTTCGGGAAACAAAGCCGTCACTTGCCCTTGTCTCCTATACCGGCACTTATGAGAACGATATATTAGGAAAAATCAAGGTCATCCTTGAAAACAACAACCTCGTCATGTATCGAAGTTCCATACTTGTCAGCGATCTGACGCACTGGCACTACGATACTTTCCGTGCCGTCTGTCGCGATCGGGCTGTAGAAACGAGAATGGGTCAGACCTTCATTACCTTTAGGCTTAATAGCCAGGGTGGGGTGTCCGAAGTGAATATGGGTGATATGCTGAACTTCAAACGCTTGCCTGATTCGAAAACTGCTGTAGTGAAGTAA
- the rfbD gene encoding dTDP-4-dehydrorhamnose reductase has protein sequence MKVLVLGHKGMLGSDLISILGVSHDVTGKDIEDFDISSARDCRGIILESGADIVVNAAAYTDVDGCESNREECFSVNAEGVKNVALTCKDRGIKNVHFSTDYVFDGEKGSPYIEGDVCNPLSVYGESKLKGELYLRNILDNYILLRTAWLYGKNGNNFVRTILEKTRSVNKLEVVDDQVGSPTYTMDLASAVKALIEGNYSGIFHVTNSGEGSWYQFAVKILEYAGITDIKVEPIKSDGLVRKAVRPRYSVLSCRKFFNETKVPLRSWQTALSDYISKEV, from the coding sequence ATGAAGGTTTTGGTGCTGGGACATAAAGGTATGCTCGGAAGCGACCTTATCTCCATACTGGGCGTTTCTCATGATGTGACGGGCAAGGATATTGAGGACTTTGACATTTCTTCTGCCCGGGATTGCAGGGGTATTATTTTAGAGTCCGGAGCAGATATTGTCGTGAATGCTGCTGCATACACAGATGTGGATGGCTGTGAATCAAACAGAGAGGAATGCTTTTCCGTAAATGCAGAGGGTGTAAAAAATGTTGCTCTGACATGTAAAGACCGGGGCATAAAAAATGTTCATTTCAGTACAGATTATGTCTTTGATGGAGAAAAGGGGAGTCCTTACATAGAAGGAGATGTATGCAACCCTCTCAGCGTATATGGTGAATCCAAGCTGAAAGGTGAATTGTACCTCAGGAACATCCTGGATAATTATATCCTTCTGAGAACCGCCTGGCTTTACGGGAAAAATGGAAATAATTTTGTAAGGACGATACTGGAAAAGACGAGAAGCGTGAACAAGCTGGAAGTAGTAGACGATCAGGTAGGCTCCCCGACCTATACCATGGATCTGGCCTCCGCAGTAAAGGCGTTAATTGAGGGCAATTATTCAGGTATCTTCCATGTGACTAACAGCGGAGAAGGCAGTTGGTATCAGTTTGCCGTAAAAATACTTGAATATGCCGGTATAACTGACATTAAAGTCGAACCGATAAAATCTGACGGTCTTGTGAGAAAGGCTGTCAGGCCTCGATATTCTGTTCTGAGCTGTAGAAAGTTCTTTAATGAAACAAAGGTGCCGCTGAGATCATGGCAGACGGCATTGAGTGATTATATTAGTAAAGAAGTGTAA
- a CDS encoding C45 family peptidase yields MKRTGLIILLAVLLILSVSGSVPAGETAGMKSPKLIFSAEFEGGKLYRSGEIRVVELTGNYRQMGRQYGMLLKDDLKELYHDAIDKFFIKKKGFPLERLKTIAGSIFDLYPRRYKEIIYGMAETSGLGAEKQILLNAIEWFPKINHLSFDHCSGVAAWGPYTSGGPLVFGRNNDDDPLYKDFARFMVVSVFNAADGSIPAALINYAGVIYNATGMNSNGLFIELNSGPWMGFCLDRTSMFVTLFSFLQDYSYLSEMDNAFNATLPNLSTIVNVADKNGAYSYESSLYDTRRRNPERDGFMAATNHFMGSTWKLTQIDDSVLPETSYKRYRNLLALGEKYRGKFTPQIMMKVLDTSIENGGPTDTEKTIYQVIAVPAELKIWLKVPGFQDWAEVGLGPLFRKK; encoded by the coding sequence ATGAAGAGAACAGGCCTTATAATACTACTTGCTGTTTTACTTATCCTGTCGGTATCCGGTTCCGTACCCGCCGGGGAAACTGCCGGCATGAAAAGTCCGAAATTGATATTCTCAGCGGAATTTGAAGGAGGCAAGCTGTACCGTTCCGGTGAGATCAGGGTGGTAGAACTGACCGGTAACTATCGGCAGATGGGTCGGCAGTACGGGATGCTCCTGAAAGACGACCTGAAGGAACTCTACCACGATGCCATAGACAAGTTCTTTATAAAGAAAAAGGGATTCCCCCTGGAGCGACTTAAAACCATAGCCGGGTCGATCTTCGATCTTTACCCTCGGCGGTATAAGGAAATCATCTACGGAATGGCTGAAACATCCGGACTGGGAGCTGAAAAGCAGATTCTGCTGAATGCTATCGAGTGGTTTCCGAAGATAAACCACCTGTCCTTTGACCATTGTTCCGGCGTTGCCGCCTGGGGTCCGTATACGTCAGGAGGCCCGCTCGTATTCGGGAGAAACAATGACGACGATCCCTTATATAAGGACTTTGCCAGATTTATGGTAGTCTCGGTCTTCAACGCCGCCGACGGGTCCATTCCTGCCGCACTCATCAATTACGCCGGAGTAATATACAACGCCACCGGAATGAACAGCAATGGGCTGTTCATTGAACTGAACAGCGGTCCCTGGATGGGATTCTGTCTGGACAGGACATCTATGTTTGTGACGCTTTTTTCTTTTCTGCAGGACTATTCTTACCTGTCTGAGATGGATAATGCCTTTAATGCTACTCTGCCCAATCTTTCTACTATTGTTAACGTGGCCGATAAAAACGGGGCTTACTCGTACGAATCTTCGCTCTATGACACGAGGCGAAGGAATCCGGAACGTGACGGCTTCATGGCAGCCACAAACCACTTTATGGGTTCAACGTGGAAACTGACGCAGATCGACGACAGTGTGCTGCCCGAAACAAGCTATAAGAGGTATCGGAACCTTCTCGCCCTTGGAGAAAAGTACCGGGGCAAATTCACCCCTCAGATTATGATGAAAGTTCTTGATACCTCCATCGAAAATGGCGGTCCCACAGATACGGAAAAGACAATATACCAGGTCATTGCTGTCCCCGCGGAGTTGAAAATTTGGCTCAAGGTTCCCGGCTTCCAGGATTGGGCTGAGGTCGGACTTGGCCCGCTGTTCAGGAAAAAATAA
- a CDS encoding tetratricopeptide repeat protein yields MRNKTGVRSQKSGVRKKYIIFAVLLFFFSGGAALAVDVNDLIFQGADFHYKGKLDEAIGKFQAAVRIDSGNEYAHNQLGILYAKKERFGDAFQEFSRVVQIDRRNTFALLWLGILHLRQNDLNNAFEKFQEIVKIDPDNADAYYYLGAIYNFRHNQAKAIEYLKKARDADSGEADTHYRLGKAFHNVDMVYNALLEYDRALELKPSYTAAINEAGWIYYNQGSYEEAIGEWKKTLRINPGDGDAIFNLAKAYNDLAWKALAAGNRKEAVTYWKKTLGVNPSNKAAKYNLEKYGK; encoded by the coding sequence ATGAGAAATAAAACAGGAGTCAGGAGTCAGAAATCAGGAGTCAGGAAGAAATATATTATCTTTGCCGTTTTGCTATTTTTTTTCAGCGGCGGTGCCGCTCTGGCGGTCGATGTCAATGACCTTATCTTCCAGGGGGCTGATTTTCACTATAAGGGAAAGCTCGATGAGGCTATCGGAAAATTCCAGGCAGCCGTCCGGATCGATTCCGGAAATGAATACGCCCATAACCAGCTGGGAATACTCTATGCAAAGAAGGAACGTTTTGGTGATGCCTTTCAGGAATTTTCCAGAGTTGTTCAGATAGATCGCCGGAACACTTTTGCCCTTTTGTGGCTCGGAATACTCCACCTCAGACAGAACGACTTGAATAATGCCTTTGAAAAGTTTCAGGAGATTGTAAAGATTGATCCTGACAATGCAGATGCCTACTATTACCTGGGAGCGATCTATAATTTCAGACATAATCAGGCGAAGGCTATCGAATATCTGAAAAAAGCCCGTGATGCCGATTCGGGAGAAGCTGATACCCACTATCGTCTGGGAAAGGCCTTCCATAATGTTGATATGGTTTATAATGCCCTTCTTGAATACGACAGGGCACTGGAACTAAAGCCATCCTATACCGCGGCTATAAACGAGGCAGGCTGGATATATTACAATCAGGGGAGTTATGAGGAGGCTATCGGGGAGTGGAAAAAGACCCTCAGGATTAATCCCGGGGACGGGGATGCAATATTTAACCTTGCCAAGGCATACAACGATCTGGCGTGGAAAGCGCTTGCGGCGGGAAACAGAAAAGAAGCGGTTACATACTGGAAGAAAACACTGGGAGTAAATCCCAGCAATAAGGCAGCGAAGTATAATCTGGAAAAATACGGAAAATAG
- a CDS encoding DUF799 family lipoprotein → MEKSSKVTKMYYSALKHFRKLESFAKYPYCHCGEPLAPSVAKGASEAISQDVDNPRDCRGTSCLTMTGNTILQKSRSICLILILSLLILIQGCMVATKDTLIVSQITTPFKGTYKVDPYLEKHKPRSVAVLPFIDQSKSKKGTEVVRRGFYNHFSSIPYKDVELYRVDRLLRKAGLTDPEIISKTSPQELGKILNVDAVILGDISDFDKLFAVVYSQVSVGADIKMYDTKTGHFLWSGQHVARIHEGGISVTPIGLIATVIATAMNVRDIQLLRACDDLFRDMVKTIPAPTIAEALRPPDITLLTQDTRGLPKKAGDEIRVVIKGTPGMQASFDIGGYKKGIDMAEIEPGGYLGTYKVVPGDNVTNAIITGYLTDDSGNTAHWIDAIGAVTMDTTPPVKPQNLTSVGRNNFVLLKWDKNTDSDLAGYLVYRSSTPLSGFKEVAKTEFSHHRDSELVNYQKYYYKVSALDRAGNESEKTDAIVGMPVAPGPTPVSGSIEVDTIWYSGASPYVIEDTVIVKDKTLLTIEPGTEIQSKGGALVIEGRLKAVGDDKHLITFGGVEGGTWEGITFNNTKEKENLIRFSRIKNAKSGITCKSSSPSIEACELTANMTGISVIGAFSKPDLVKNTIHKNAKTGIFAADGARPNIVENKISGNAGGGIAVQSASPAVKHNWIIQNDGSGITVQNSQLSITENNIYDNKPFDMVGSMSGEAVSACDNWWGSSNCLDILKRIRGKINIGSVLNSAWPEGKSIKLPILASALGGSMKSDGFLILSNSPYRIVKDVVVDEGATLYIEPGVVIKFDQNTSIIVQDGGVVARGTSESPILFTSSGATPSGGDYLNAVRFEKKTKVNSFFKYCIVEYATTAFDVYYGVPEISYCHIANSAQNGVYCRNDAAPKIFYNTIGGNLGEGGIKCVGMSRPKINYNNFANNIVAIQVFSTIQIDARHNWWGNSPPDKNVIWGDNINIKPWLETPEKKAFSGK, encoded by the coding sequence ATGGAGAAATCATCAAAGGTGACAAAAATGTACTACTCGGCGTTGAAGCATTTTAGAAAGTTGGAGAGCTTTGCAAAATATCCATATTGTCATTGCGGTGAGCCTTTAGCCCCGAGCGTAGCGAAGGGGGCAAGCGAAGCAATCTCGCAAGATGTTGATAATCCACGAGATTGCCGCGGCACTTCGTGCCTCACAATGACCGGAAACACAATTTTGCAAAAGTCTCGGTCTATCTGCTTGATTTTAATATTGTCTCTGCTCATCCTCATCCAGGGCTGTATGGTAGCCACTAAGGATACCTTGATAGTTTCCCAGATTACCACCCCCTTTAAAGGAACCTATAAAGTTGATCCGTATCTGGAAAAGCACAAGCCTCGCAGTGTAGCGGTACTCCCATTCATTGACCAATCCAAAAGTAAAAAGGGTACTGAAGTTGTACGGAGGGGTTTTTACAATCACTTCAGTTCCATTCCTTATAAGGACGTGGAACTGTACCGTGTTGACCGCCTGTTGAGGAAGGCCGGACTTACAGATCCGGAAATTATCAGTAAAACGTCACCACAGGAGTTGGGGAAAATCCTTAATGTGGATGCGGTGATTTTGGGTGACATTTCTGATTTTGACAAGCTTTTTGCAGTGGTATATTCACAGGTATCTGTCGGTGCGGATATTAAGATGTACGATACGAAAACAGGACACTTTCTCTGGAGCGGTCAGCATGTGGCCCGTATACACGAAGGTGGTATTTCTGTGACACCTATAGGTCTTATTGCCACTGTAATTGCTACAGCCATGAATGTGAGGGATATTCAGCTTCTGCGTGCGTGCGATGACCTCTTCAGGGATATGGTGAAGACTATACCGGCTCCGACCATTGCTGAGGCGCTTCGTCCCCCTGATATTACATTACTTACCCAGGATACCAGAGGCCTTCCAAAGAAGGCCGGTGACGAGATCCGGGTTGTTATCAAGGGTACTCCCGGCATGCAGGCCTCTTTCGATATTGGAGGCTATAAGAAGGGTATTGACATGGCGGAGATTGAGCCCGGCGGTTATCTTGGAACCTACAAGGTCGTGCCGGGGGATAACGTGACAAACGCCATTATTACCGGTTATCTGACAGATGATTCCGGAAATACAGCCCACTGGATTGATGCCATAGGTGCTGTAACGATGGACACCACGCCGCCAGTGAAGCCCCAAAACCTGACAAGCGTGGGTCGGAATAATTTCGTCCTGCTGAAATGGGACAAAAACACCGACTCTGACCTGGCAGGATATCTTGTTTATCGCAGTTCTACACCGCTCTCCGGGTTCAAAGAGGTGGCCAAAACAGAGTTCAGCCACCATCGGGATTCAGAACTTGTTAATTATCAGAAGTATTATTATAAGGTTTCCGCCCTGGACAGGGCAGGAAACGAGAGTGAAAAAACCGATGCTATTGTCGGTATGCCCGTGGCGCCGGGGCCGACTCCGGTGTCTGGTTCCATCGAAGTTGATACAATATGGTACTCCGGTGCCAGTCCCTATGTCATCGAAGACACAGTTATCGTCAAGGATAAAACACTTCTGACCATTGAGCCGGGGACTGAGATACAATCAAAGGGAGGTGCTTTGGTTATTGAAGGGCGTCTTAAGGCTGTGGGGGATGATAAACATCTCATTACCTTTGGCGGGGTAGAGGGAGGAACCTGGGAAGGCATAACCTTCAACAATACAAAAGAAAAGGAAAATCTGATCCGGTTTTCCCGTATTAAAAATGCAAAATCAGGAATAACCTGTAAATCATCCTCACCAAGCATTGAGGCCTGTGAACTGACGGCCAACATGACAGGAATCAGTGTTATTGGTGCATTTTCCAAACCGGATCTGGTCAAAAACACGATACACAAAAATGCAAAAACAGGGATCTTTGCGGCAGACGGGGCACGGCCGAATATTGTTGAAAACAAAATCAGCGGTAATGCGGGAGGCGGAATCGCAGTTCAGAGCGCCTCACCCGCAGTTAAGCATAACTGGATTATTCAAAATGATGGTTCGGGAATTACGGTTCAGAACAGTCAACTGTCGATAACTGAGAACAATATTTATGACAACAAGCCCTTTGATATGGTGGGTTCCATGTCGGGAGAGGCGGTTTCTGCCTGTGACAACTGGTGGGGGAGTTCTAACTGCCTTGATATTCTGAAAAGGATTAGAGGGAAGATCAACATCGGGTCAGTCTTGAATAGCGCCTGGCCGGAGGGCAAATCGATCAAACTTCCCATTTTAGCATCGGCCCTGGGCGGATCTATGAAATCGGATGGATTTCTTATTCTCTCCAACAGTCCTTACAGGATTGTAAAAGATGTCGTAGTCGATGAAGGTGCCACACTTTACATTGAACCGGGTGTTGTAATTAAATTTGACCAGAATACCTCGATAATAGTGCAAGATGGCGGTGTGGTTGCGAGAGGCACAAGTGAAAGTCCGATTTTGTTCACGTCATCGGGAGCAACTCCTTCAGGCGGTGATTATCTGAATGCGGTACGTTTTGAGAAAAAGACAAAGGTAAACAGCTTCTTTAAGTATTGTATTGTTGAATATGCCACCACCGCGTTCGATGTTTACTACGGTGTCCCGGAAATCTCCTATTGTCACATAGCCAACAGTGCGCAGAATGGTGTGTACTGTCGAAACGATGCGGCGCCAAAGATATTTTACAATACTATTGGCGGTAATCTGGGGGAGGGCGGTATAAAATGTGTCGGGATGTCCAGACCGAAGATCAATTACAACAATTTTGCAAATAATATAGTGGCTATACAGGTTTTTTCGACTATACAGATTGATGCGCGTCACAACTGGTGGGGCAATAGTCCGCCTGATAAGAACGTTATCTGGGGAGATAATATCAACATTAAGCCCTGGCTTGAGACTCCCGAGAAAAAGGCATTCTCCGGCAAGTAG
- a CDS encoding MBL fold metallo-hydrolase, whose protein sequence is MKVHPLKNSGFARTYVVVGRHGLMAVDVGSIGSAENVVEYVTGTLGRDMKDMLYIVSTHFHIDHIGGIGYLIDRCSPTTKILFNYIVEDYLRGERKISLIKNWFVGLVPASLASTRYMRRFSHLMFGSLAGIPLPFLRNIVNLPCEQDKIGYFGREGDRTFRLGFDEWEVLATPGHTEDSVSFYNGESGELICGDLIINMKENGRGTLNRFHWSKEIMLNSYNHLCETIEPVIIYPGHGEIIKGDKNVLLGVEAF, encoded by the coding sequence ATGAAGGTTCATCCTCTCAAAAATTCCGGCTTTGCCAGAACCTATGTAGTCGTTGGCCGACATGGTTTAATGGCAGTAGATGTGGGTAGTATCGGGAGTGCGGAAAATGTCGTAGAGTATGTTACAGGTACGCTCGGCAGGGACATGAAAGACATGCTGTATATTGTCTCAACACATTTTCACATAGATCATATCGGGGGGATAGGTTATCTCATTGACAGGTGTTCCCCGACTACAAAGATACTGTTCAATTACATCGTAGAAGACTATTTGAGAGGAGAGAGGAAAATATCCCTTATAAAGAACTGGTTTGTTGGTCTTGTGCCGGCATCCCTGGCGAGTACTCGATACATGAGGAGGTTTTCCCACCTGATGTTTGGAAGTCTTGCCGGCATTCCACTTCCATTTCTGAGGAATATAGTTAATCTTCCCTGCGAACAGGACAAAATCGGGTACTTCGGACGTGAAGGCGACAGAACATTCAGACTCGGTTTTGATGAATGGGAAGTTTTGGCAACGCCAGGGCATACAGAGGATTCCGTATCTTTTTATAATGGGGAATCCGGTGAGCTTATCTGCGGTGATCTTATCATAAACATGAAAGAAAATGGCCGCGGAACATTGAACCGATTTCACTGGAGCAAAGAAATAATGCTAAATTCTTATAATCATCTCTGTGAAACAATTGAACCGGTAATCATCTATCCAGGTCATGGAGAAATCATCAAAGGTGACAAAAATGTACTACTCGGCGTTGAAGCATTTTAG